The Candidatus Obscuribacterales bacterium DNA window CGGTTTCTGTATAGATCGGGGCATAGGTGCCAAAGCGTGGGCGCGGGCGAGCATAGAGAATGCCGTGGCCATCGCTCAAGAAGTACCGCAGTCCGGCATCGGCCAACATGCGCTCTAGCCCTTCGTAATAGGCACATTCTGGCAACCAGATGCCCTTGGCAGGACGTCCAAAGGTTTGCTCATAATGCTCACAAGCCACCTGCACCTGTGCCCAAACCGCTTGGGGATACATTTTCATCAGGGGCAGATAGCCATGGGTGGCTCCGCAGGTGATGATGTCTAGGTTATTGCTTTCTAGATAGTTGCGAAAGCCTGTGATCAGGTTGCCATCATAGCGTTCCCAGACTTCCCGCACTTGGTTATATTCCGAAGCATAATGCTCAGACAGGTAGCGCAGATGGCCATTGTGGGTGTTGCGCTCAACTTCCATCTCTGCCAGCTCTTCTAGCTTGGCTAGGTGAGCGTCATAGCGCTCCTGCAGCAGCGGATCTTGCAGCATAGACACCAAGGGTGGCGTCATGCTCATAGTCATTTTGAAGTCTACCCCGTCGCGCTTCAGCCCATCGAACATTTGTAGCAGGGGGATGTAGGTTTCGGTGATGGCTTCGTAAAGCCATTCCTCTTCCAACACGTAGTCGCTTTCCGGGTGGCGAACGAAGGGAAGGTGAGCGTGGAGAACCAGAGCGACGTATCCAATACTCATAAGCGCTAGGGGTGCATAGTAGCCGAGAGGTGGGCGGGCTGAAACAACATTAAAAATGATGCCGAGAATCAGTATTGTTTGATAAAAGCAGTCTATAGAAGCAGATAGTGTCCTCCCTGCTACAGGTACATGCTGCATGACTGGCGGGTCTTGATGGCATAGTTTGCCTTGTGGATGGTCTGCCTTGTGGATGGTCTGCTCCCTGGTTGGGCAGTGGACTCATCGGGCAATGGGCCAAGACAAGGCAATAACCCAGATCAGACTGTGACCCACGGAGCAGGGATGTAATCAGGGTGGACTGCTGCCAAGATTGTAAAGCAAAAGCTAAACACATTTTCCGAGAGATGCAACTAGATTCGTGGCAACCTATGAGGATTTGACCCAGGGGGATGAACGCGGTTAGGCAAAGCCTGGGGCTTAGAACCGCTGTTGTTGGCTGCCGTAGATGATGGGCCATGCGAACCAAGGATGCACGCCATGTCTACTCTCTTTGCAGGTATTTTCTCGCGATTAAGTCTGACTATTAAATTATCTTGCTACTCTAGACGTATTCATCAGAGGGTTGCTTAACTTTGGTAAGACTGACGCTGTGCAACAGCTTGTCTGCCTACCAACCAAGACTAGCTATTAAGAGGCTTTTAGATCGGTCAAACTGCTGAGGGCTTGATAAAATCTAAGCACGATTGCAGGATGACGTTCATCGGTTGACAGTCATGGCTTTCATGACATGAAGATGGGCTTGCTGAATTGCTGTCACATAAGCTTTGATTGGATAGTCTCTTGGGTCATCAATTTCCACTGCCACATCTGGGTACGCTATGACACAGCCGACGATTTTAGAATTGGCAAAACAAGGTGATCCCCAGGCGATCGCCACCTTAATGAATCGCACGCTTCACACTCAAGGCATGAATGCTAGAGTAGCGCGTCAGGGCGATCGCCTCTTGATCATGACTGAGGCCGCACAGGTGCCAAACCGCATGGTTATGACTAACTTTGTGCGCAATGGTATCAATGGTCTAGAGCTAGACTCTATCCGCCTCATTCGGATTTTGGGCAAGAAGACGGGGGATGACCAAGCAGCTTGGGTACAGGAGCTTGAACTCTCGGAGCAGGGAGCGGCGATCGCCGCGCCGAAGCCGCCTGCCTCTCCAGTCTCCGACGTGGAAGAAGCAACTCCACCGGTGATTCGCCCTCTGCCGCCGCCCCCACCCCCTGGCAGAATGCGGTTTAGTGGTGAAGGTCTGGCTGCCCCAGCTCAGGACTCCCCCGAGCGATCGCCGGATGTGATTCCCAAGCGTGTTCCACCGCCGCCACCGCCGCACCTTGATGGACTATCGTTGGGGCGAACACCGGAGCAGGATGAAGATGATGAGGTGGTGGACTCTTTCATCCCTGACGACACAACCGTATTGCCTAGCCTTGAGGATGACTTTACTGCATCGGAGTTGGATCTTGACCTCAACCGGGATGAAGATATCTCCTTTGATTTGCAGCCTGCCAGTGACTCCGATGCCGACTCCTATTCTGAGTCGTTGATTGATGATCTCTTCAATACAGAGGCACAAACGACGATTGAAGATGACGAGGAGATCAGTCTAGCTCTTGATGACGCTGAGAATGATTTGTTGGGGCTGAGTGATGATGTTTTGGCAGATTTGGTAGGCTTAACTGACCCAGACATCCGCCCCGGCAATCCGCCTTCGATGCCCGAGCCAGATGCTGATGTAGCGATGGATCATCCTCGCTCATCGAATTTAGAGCAGGAGCCTTTGATGGGGATGCCGCCGGTGAGCGAGCCGGCCGAGGTAGACAACACATGGGAGCCCCCCGATGCCGAGGGACGTACTGCGGCCCTAGAGGCTGAGCAAGAGCAGATTGAGTCAAGTTCTGCCGAAGAGCCTTTGGCCTTGCCCCCAGCTTCGTCCCCTGCTCCGGCGCTGCCAGAGGAATCTGAACCTCAGCGAGCTGGGGTGGGAGCTGGGTCGATCTTTGGTGTGATCTTGGCGTTGATTATTGCTTGGATTGGCGGGCTGATGGGCTATAACGCCTGGCAGTCCATGAATCAGCCGGAAGGGGAAGGGAATGGCAGTCCAACGGCGGTCGATGCGCCCCCAGATCCTGAACCCTCTCCTGATAGTCCGGAAGGCGAAGCGGTTGAGACAGACAGCGCTTATGAGGAAGCGATCGCTCTGGCGAATCAGGCCAATCGGTTAGCGGCTAATGCTCAATCGCAGGATGATTGGGCTTTAGCGGCTAGTCAATGGCAGCAAGCTGTAGCCCTGCTGCGCAGCGTGCCGGAGGATGACCCGAACTATGCTGATGCCCAGGCCGCGTTGCCTAACTACGAAGAGTCTTTGGCAATTGTTGAACAGCAGGCCGCGTTGCCGCCAGGTACCGAGTCTTTGCCTTCAACAACGGTCACCATATCTAATGCTGGCACTTGTCGTGCGGTGCGTTCGACCCAGGAATCGCCGCCCCTTGAGCTCACCAATGTTCAGTTCAATGCACCAACGGGTAATAGCCAGATCACCTACATTGTGGGCTGTATCACCAACCATACCGACCAAGTCATCGGCAATGTTAGCATTGCCTACCAAGACAGTGCTGGCGCTGAGCAGATTGCAGAGGGGCGCTTGAACTTCAATGATCTCGCACCGGGGCAAACGATTCCGTTCCGCAGTGACTTTACCCTGAGTCCTGATACAACGGAAGCGACGATTGAACAGATTTCCTGGGCGGCGGTGGGTGCTACGTCGCCTCAAGAGTTGGATGCCTCAATTCGCTTGGTGCGCTAGGCGATCTAGATGCTGATGATCTACGGTGGGAAGGGAGGCGATCGCCCGAGATGGTGGTATCGTCTTCCTTGATCGTTTGGTATGCAAGGGACACATGATGCAAATTTACCAACAAATCCTCACCGTCAAAACTGATGGTAAGTCACTGTGTAAAATCACGAATCCGGTGCAGGATATTGTGACCCAGTCTGGCTTTCAGATAGGGCTTTGCCAGCTCTTCCTGCGCCATACCTCTGCCAGTTTGGTGATTCAGGAAAATGCCGATTCGGATGTCCTCAAAGATCTGGCTAACTTCTTTGCGCGGCTGGTGCCCGAAGATGCGCACTACATCCACAGCCTAGAGGGGGCAGACGACATGCCGGCCCATATCCGCACGGTGCTCACCCACACATCGGAGCAGATTCCCCTAGCCAATGGCCGGCTCATGCTCGGCACCTGGCAGGGCCTTTACCTGTGGGAGCATCGCCAGCGTGGCCAGCGGCGGGAGGTGGTGGTGCAGATCATGGGGCAGTAAGACAGCTATGGTGCCAGAGATTTTAACCGTGCCCTTGCTGCAGCTAGCCTCGGGCGATCGCCTTTCGCTGCAGGTCTATCGATATGTGGGCCGTCATCCCGG harbors:
- a CDS encoding secondary thiamine-phosphate synthase enzyme YjbQ codes for the protein MMQIYQQILTVKTDGKSLCKITNPVQDIVTQSGFQIGLCQLFLRHTSASLVIQENADSDVLKDLANFFARLVPEDAHYIHSLEGADDMPAHIRTVLTHTSEQIPLANGRLMLGTWQGLYLWEHRQRGQRREVVVQIMGQ
- a CDS encoding FxLYD domain-containing protein, whose translation is MTQPTILELAKQGDPQAIATLMNRTLHTQGMNARVARQGDRLLIMTEAAQVPNRMVMTNFVRNGINGLELDSIRLIRILGKKTGDDQAAWVQELELSEQGAAIAAPKPPASPVSDVEEATPPVIRPLPPPPPPGRMRFSGEGLAAPAQDSPERSPDVIPKRVPPPPPPHLDGLSLGRTPEQDEDDEVVDSFIPDDTTVLPSLEDDFTASELDLDLNRDEDISFDLQPASDSDADSYSESLIDDLFNTEAQTTIEDDEEISLALDDAENDLLGLSDDVLADLVGLTDPDIRPGNPPSMPEPDADVAMDHPRSSNLEQEPLMGMPPVSEPAEVDNTWEPPDAEGRTAALEAEQEQIESSSAEEPLALPPASSPAPALPEESEPQRAGVGAGSIFGVILALIIAWIGGLMGYNAWQSMNQPEGEGNGSPTAVDAPPDPEPSPDSPEGEAVETDSAYEEAIALANQANRLAANAQSQDDWALAASQWQQAVALLRSVPEDDPNYADAQAALPNYEESLAIVEQQAALPPGTESLPSTTVTISNAGTCRAVRSTQESPPLELTNVQFNAPTGNSQITYIVGCITNHTDQVIGNVSIAYQDSAGAEQIAEGRLNFNDLAPGQTIPFRSDFTLSPDTTEATIEQISWAAVGATSPQELDASIRLVR